A region of the Geomonas subterranea genome:
TTCCTGACCAGGAATGATGTTCCGCTGTTCCAGTCCCTCTCCCCGTGGGAGAGGGTGCCCGAAGGGCGGGTGAGGGGGGATGTGGATCTATGCGGAGAAAGATCGCCGCCGATCACCCCTTCGCTTGGCGCAGTCTCCCAGCCCATGCCGCGCGAGGTGGAGTCATGAACGTCTACAATGAACTGTTTCTCCCCCATCTCACCAACTGCGCCTGCGGTTTCAAGGCGCTTGCCCGCCAGCGGGAGCTGATCGTCCCGCTGGCGACCGGGCGCGTGCTGGAGGTAGGCATGGGAACGGCGCTTAACCTTCCTTTCTACGACAGGGAGAAGGTGAGCTCCCTTTGGGGGCTGGAGCCTTCGCCGGGGATGCGCAAGGCGGCGGAGAAAAACGTGCGGCGAAGCGGGATCGAGGTCCGCTGGCTCGACCTCTCCGCTTCCGCCATCCCGCTGGAGGATGCGACAGTCGACACGGTGCTCCTCACCTTCACCTTGTGCAGCATAGCCGACTGGCGCGGGGCTTTGGCGGAGATGCGGCGCGTGCTCGCGCCGCGGGGAAGGCTGCTGTTTTGCGAGCACGGCGCCGCGCCCGACGACGGCGTACTGAGATGGCAGCGGCGGGTCACGCCGTGGTGGAAACGGGTGGCGGGAGGATGTCACCTGGATCGTCCCATCCCGCGGCTGATCGAGACTTCGGGCTTCAGGATCGACAGACTCGATTGCGGGTACATGGAGGGGGTGCCAAGGCTTGCCGGGTATGTCTATCGCGGCTGCGCGCAAAAGGGGTGAGGAAGCGGGTTTGCCTTGCCCGCGGCACGCCCCGCCGAGGGGGAGGTGGAGGTCGGCGTCCCCCCCCTTGTTGTCATGAAGGTGGACGTGCGCCAGACGGGAGCCGAAACGCTCGATGATCTCGTCGGCGCTGCTGGTCTTGAGCATGAGCTCGGTGTGCCCGATGTCCAGGTGCAGCCCCAGTTCCGGCAGGGGAGCGGGTCTGGCACCACCTCGTCACACAGCGGCCGGTAAACAGCTCTTCAATACCTCCCGCAGCACCGACAGCTTGTACGGTTTCGGGACAAACCCGGCCACCCCCTTTCCGGCGAACTTGCGGGTCACCTCGTACTCGCTGAAGCCACTGGACATGATCACCCGGGCGCCGGGATCGATCTCGCGCAGTTCCCTGAAGCACTGTTCGCCGTCCATGTGCGGCATGGTCAGGTCGAGAACGACCACGGCGATGTCCGGCCGCGCGGCGTACACCTGCACCGCCTCGCAGCCGTCGGCGGCGGTGAGGACCTCGAAGCCGAGTTCGCGCAGCATGTCGCCGCCGATCCCACGCACCGTCTCCTCGTCGTCCACCAGCAAGGCGACGCCGCTGCCGCACCAGCTTTCATCATCCACCCCGCACGCTTGGGCGTCGTCAGGCGCCTCGAGCGGTCGTCCGCTCGCCGGCAGCAGCACCTTGAAGTTGCTCCCCCGGCCCGGCTCGCTGTAGACCTTGATGGCCCCCTGGTGGCCGCGGATGATGCCCAGCACCGCCGCCATGCCAAGGCCCCTGCCGGTGAACTTGGTGGTGAAGAAGGGGTCGAAGATCCTGGAAAGGGTTTCCCTGTCCATGTAGCACCAGGATTTTCTTGGGGACGGAGGCCTCGACATTGCATGGCAGGACCAACAGGGATATCAAGCAAAGGCATAAGAGAAGACATCTGAGAAGTAGTCTGGACATTCAGCTCTCCATTCTCAGAAAAAGGGGGTGTGAATAGTTGCCATGTTTACACTTTCTCAGAGAGTTGAAAAATCGGCAGCTAAATCTTGCCAGATAAGAGACAAGAGGAAGGATGTGATAATGCGTAACCTTTTTGGCCGGACCACCTACTCAGATGGCCGTAACTTCAGGTACGCCCTTTTGGCGTTCTTCGCCTGCCTCATGACGCCTGCCGAGCGCAGGGTGAAGAGCGTGTCCATGGGCACTCCCCCGCTTGCCAGCACCTTGGCTGTCCAGGTGTTGCAGGTATGGGTGATGAGGTAGTAGCCCCGGGCCTCGAAGAACCGGTTTTCCCGGTGCGGTGCCCCCTTCAAGGGGTAAGGATGCCGCACCGGGTCGAACTTGAAGCTCGCACGCAGCTGGTCCTTCAGATGTTTCAATCCCGTTTCCGATAGTTTCAGCTCGACCATGTCGCTGCCGCTGAACTGTTCTGCCGGTGTTGCCGGTATGGAGAAGACGTGCATGACGCTGGGATTTCTCCAGAACACAGCCTTCAAAAAGATAGGCGCCGTGACCTTGTCCGCCTGGTAAAACTCCGCCTCGCCCCATCCGAACTCGTAGTAGCGCCCGGGACGGAGGTACTCCCTGACAAAGCCTAACTCCTCACCCAGGTCTTCGCTCGACAGAGCGATCCCCGCATGCCAGCCGTGGGCGATGACGTAGATGGATCGTTCCTCCGCCCGCGTCGCCGGCAGGTAGTTCCACTTTTTGCTGCCGGCGCAACCGCTCAGCACCAGCACGAGGGGGACAAGAAGCAGGACCACCCACCATTGCAGTGCCGGTCCCCGTGCAAGAAGTGATTTGCTGCCGCGCGTCTTTTCCATGAGAACCTCCACGCAGCAAATAATGACAGGA
Encoded here:
- a CDS encoding DUF2459 domain-containing protein, giving the protein MEKTRGSKSLLARGPALQWWVVLLLVPLVLVLSGCAGSKKWNYLPATRAEERSIYVIAHGWHAGIALSSEDLGEELGFVREYLRPGRYYEFGWGEAEFYQADKVTAPIFLKAVFWRNPSVMHVFSIPATPAEQFSGSDMVELKLSETGLKHLKDQLRASFKFDPVRHPYPLKGAPHRENRFFEARGYYLITHTCNTWTAKVLASGGVPMDTLFTLRSAGVMRQAKNAKRAYLKLRPSE
- a CDS encoding class I SAM-dependent methyltransferase — encoded protein: MNVYNELFLPHLTNCACGFKALARQRELIVPLATGRVLEVGMGTALNLPFYDREKVSSLWGLEPSPGMRKAAEKNVRRSGIEVRWLDLSASAIPLEDATVDTVLLTFTLCSIADWRGALAEMRRVLAPRGRLLFCEHGAAPDDGVLRWQRRVTPWWKRVAGGCHLDRPIPRLIETSGFRIDRLDCGYMEGVPRLAGYVYRGCAQKG
- a CDS encoding response regulator; translated protein: MDRETLSRIFDPFFTTKFTGRGLGMAAVLGIIRGHQGAIKVYSEPGRGSNFKVLLPASGRPLEAPDDAQACGVDDESWCGSGVALLVDDEETVRGIGGDMLRELGFEVLTAADGCEAVQVYAARPDIAVVVLDLTMPHMDGEQCFRELREIDPGARVIMSSGFSEYEVTRKFAGKGVAGFVPKPYKLSVLREVLKSCLPAAV